From Phaeobacter sp. A36a-5a, the proteins below share one genomic window:
- a CDS encoding sigma-70 family RNA polymerase sigma factor: protein MLTMLSHPTLAAPAPPVTVDRDTSVMRERKKVERESLSDQTVWMLAVRDNRCKVAFGRLFDYFAPRLKGVICRSGMPPSQAEEVVQEVMLTVWRKAAMFDPERAQVSAWIYQIARNRQIDVIRKERRPIPEELKLPEETQEDAAQILALDQETTKLRAALARLKPAQREMVEKAYLGELTHADIREQTGLPLGTIKSRIRLGLERLRHELKEQGLS, encoded by the coding sequence ATGTTGACCATGCTGAGCCATCCAACTCTTGCAGCGCCTGCGCCGCCCGTTACGGTAGACCGTGACACAAGTGTAATGCGCGAAAGGAAAAAAGTGGAACGGGAAAGCCTGTCGGATCAGACAGTCTGGATGCTGGCCGTGCGCGACAACCGCTGCAAGGTGGCGTTTGGTCGTCTGTTCGACTATTTCGCGCCGCGTCTGAAGGGGGTGATCTGCCGATCCGGTATGCCACCCAGCCAGGCCGAAGAGGTCGTTCAGGAGGTGATGCTGACCGTATGGCGCAAGGCGGCCATGTTCGATCCTGAACGTGCTCAGGTCTCGGCGTGGATCTACCAGATCGCCCGCAACAGGCAGATCGACGTGATCCGCAAGGAACGGCGGCCAATACCGGAGGAGCTGAAGCTTCCCGAGGAAACACAAGAGGATGCAGCCCAGATTCTGGCGCTGGATCAGGAAACAACAAAGCTGCGCGCAGCCCTGGCCCGGTTGAAACCGGCACAGCGAGAGATGGTTGAAAAGGCCTATCTGGGCGAGCTGACCCATGCGGACATCCGGGAACAGACCGGATTGCCCCTGGGGACAATCAAATCCCGCATCCGCCTCGGACTTGAGCGGTTGCGTCATGAGTTGAAGGAACAAGGACTATCATGA
- a CDS encoding NAD(P)/FAD-dependent oxidoreductase — MSFDALSSARQRIAVVGGGISGLATAWLLAKSHNVTLYEAAPRLGGHARTVVAGRNGDQPVDTGFIVFNYVNYPHLTSMFRDLDVPVVKSDMSFGASIGDGRVEYGLRDLGALLGQRRNIARPAFFRMVRDILRFNANAEEVAKSDSVTIGELVNDLKLGDWFQRYYLMPICGAIWSTPPDEIRGFPAQSLVRFFRNHALLSASGQHQWWTVKGGSIEYVRRLTARLDQMGCQLRPGTPVRSVERTSEGVRIQLPDGTSENFDQVVMACHSDDSLRLLAQPTAAEQATLGVMRYQDNEMILHRDTDQMPRRRACWSSWVYKADTRDNRAAIGVTYWMNRLQNIDENDPLFVSLNPVKDVRSDLIYDQKTFRHPVFDTAALRAQSRIADIQGQNNTWFAGAYLRHGFHEDGFASAVRVTRGISARERVIG; from the coding sequence ATGTCCTTCGACGCATTATCATCCGCTCGCCAGCGTATCGCCGTTGTCGGTGGTGGCATCTCCGGGCTTGCCACCGCCTGGCTGCTCGCAAAAAGCCACAACGTCACGCTTTATGAAGCCGCGCCGCGACTGGGTGGGCACGCGCGGACCGTCGTCGCCGGTCGTAATGGCGACCAGCCCGTGGATACCGGCTTCATCGTCTTCAACTACGTGAACTATCCGCATCTGACGTCGATGTTCCGCGATCTGGATGTGCCCGTGGTCAAAAGCGACATGAGTTTCGGTGCCAGCATCGGGGATGGCCGCGTCGAATACGGTCTGCGAGATCTTGGGGCGCTGCTCGGGCAGCGTCGCAACATCGCGCGGCCCGCCTTTTTCCGCATGGTACGTGATATCCTGCGCTTCAACGCCAACGCCGAAGAGGTCGCCAAGAGTGACAGCGTCACCATCGGCGAACTGGTCAATGATCTGAAGCTCGGCGACTGGTTCCAGCGCTATTACCTGATGCCCATTTGTGGCGCGATCTGGTCGACGCCGCCGGATGAAATTCGCGGTTTTCCGGCGCAGTCGCTGGTCCGCTTCTTTCGCAATCACGCATTGCTCAGCGCTTCTGGACAGCATCAATGGTGGACGGTCAAAGGCGGCAGCATCGAATATGTCCGACGTCTGACCGCCCGATTGGACCAGATGGGCTGCCAATTGCGTCCGGGCACCCCGGTGCGCAGCGTCGAACGGACATCCGAGGGGGTACGCATCCAGCTCCCCGATGGCACCTCCGAAAACTTTGATCAGGTGGTGATGGCCTGCCATTCCGATGACAGCCTGCGATTGCTGGCGCAGCCGACAGCGGCAGAGCAGGCAACGCTGGGGGTCATGCGCTATCAGGATAACGAGATGATCCTGCACCGCGACACCGACCAGATGCCGCGCCGCCGTGCCTGCTGGTCGTCCTGGGTCTACAAGGCCGACACCCGCGACAACCGGGCCGCCATCGGCGTCACCTACTGGATGAACCGGCTCCAGAATATCGACGAAAACGATCCTCTGTTCGTTTCGCTGAACCCGGTAAAGGATGTGCGGTCGGATCTGATCTACGATCAAAAAACTTTCCGCCATCCGGTGTTTGACACCGCCGCGCTGCGTGCACAAAGCCGGATTGCCGATATCCAGGGGCAGAACAACACCTGGTTTGCCGGTGCCTATCTGCGGCATGGGTTTCACGAAGACGGCTTTGCCAGCGCGGTGCGCGTCACACGTGGCATCAGCGCGCGGGAACGGGTGATCGGATGA